The sequence ATGAATGAATTAGAATATTTATTACAGTTAAAACAACAAAACCCAACCGATGATAAAATCTTATCGCAGTTGGCTTTTTATTATCTAAAAAATCCTGATGGGAATAAAGAGTTAGAATATTTTAAACAGGCGTATGAACTCAATCCAAGTATTAAAAATACCCATAATTATGCCTTTTGGTTGTATTATGAATATGGGCAAGATGAAGTAGCTTTAGAATTATTTCAACAATTGATGGCGAAAAATCCTAAGTCATTTTATCCTTATATGGCGTATGGGCAGTTTTTATATGGTTGTACTAATTTCTCAGAAGATTTTAAATTTCTAAAATCCAATTCTTATCAGCTTATCAAGCTATATCAAAAAGCCATTCCTTTATTTGATAATTCACCACAAGAATATCAAAATAGCCATCAGCATGAACTTGCTTATCTATATAACAACCTAGCTAATATTTACCTTGTACAACAAAATTTTACAGATGCTGATAACTATTATAATCAAGCTATTCATGTATTTTCTACAATTTCACAAGATAATCAAACCGATTTAAATCCAGATAGACTTAATGAATATCTTTATTTTACGGCTTTAAATAAAGTGAGATTAAAAATTTTGGCAGATGATATGACGACCGCCAAAATATTTTTGGCAACTGCCAAACAAAATCCACAAGCCGATAATTATGATATTGCCCATTTATATGCAATCATGGGTGATAATCAAGCTTGTTATGATATAATTAAAGGTCAAGAAATTGATTTGAGTTGGGATTGGATTTGGCAGGCGATTTATGAGATTGAGCCGAGTGATTATAATGGGCAAGTTGCCACTCAAATTCAGCGAGAAATAATATGGCTAAACGAACACAAAGCCGAATTAGCAAATTGCCAAGAATCATCTGAACAAGAAAAAATTAAAGAATGGATATTGGACGGTGAGAAAACATTGAGCGAATTAAAAAACAAACAAAAACAACAACCTATGCTACAATTGTCTATAAAAGAGCAATGTTTGGTAGATTTACGCTATTTTTCTAAATGCTGGCTGTTTGGTTGTGAACATTGCAATAATTTAGCCGATGATGAGTAAGAAATTATGCCATTTACTATTGCCCAACTGATTGAATATGAAGAAGAGATTAAAAAAAGTCGTTTTCAGACCTTCGCCGTGCCAGTTGCGAATGAACAGCAGGTAAAAGAATTTTTACAGCTTAAAAAAGATACAACAACCACACATCAATGTTGGGCGTGGAAAATTGGGCATGACGTGCGTTTTAATGATGATGGCGAACCCACAGGTACGGCAGGTCGTCCGATTTTGGCCAGTATCGAAGGCAATGATTTAACCAATGTGTTGGTGTTGGTCAATCGTTGGTTTGGCGGTGTCAAACTCGGTACAGGCGGTTTGGTGCGTGCTTATGGTGGTTGTGCTGGAAAATGTTTACAACTGGCGGAAAAAATCGAATTGATTAAAACCATTTCTGCATTTTTTCAATGTGATTTTTCTGAATGGGCGATTTTTCAATATGAATTGCAACATTATAAAGTGGAATATCAGGAGCATTATACGGAAAATGGTGTGGATATTCAATTAAATTTATTAGAAAATCAAATTGATTATTTTAAACAAAAAATCCAAGATATTACACGTGGACGTCAGCAGTTAATTATTTTAGATACATAGGAATTATCAGAATGCAAGATGATAAAACTTTATTTTATAGAGAACAACATAAGCACCGTTTAAATTATATGCCTTGGCTTTATTATTCACTGAAAGATAAACATAAACAATGGGCGTATGAATGGCAAATTCAATATCAACACTATTTAATGCAAGTTGAAACCATACATATTGGTAAAAATTGTTTTATTTCACCGTTGGCTCATATTTTTGCTGAACGTGGACGGGATATTTATATTGGTGATAATACATTTATTGCAGGCGATTGTTTTTTACATGGACCTTTAAATATTGGCAATGAAGTGGCAATTAACCATCATTGTATTTTAGATGGTGGGCGAACTGGAATTACTATTCATGACCAAGTGCGAATTGGGGCGTACAGTCATTTATATGCTTTTAATCATGGTATGGATTTACAAAGACCGATTTATCAGCAAGCGAATACATCACAAGGGATTGAAATTGAACAAGATGTTTGGTTAGGTAGTCATGTTAGTGTGCGTGATGGCGTAAAAATTGGTCGGCAAGCAATTATTGGCATGGATAGTATGGTTACAAAAAGTGTAGAAAGTCGAGCAGTGATGGTGGGTAATCCTGCTCGTTTTGTGCGATGGCGAACGTGAAAATATTAATTTTTTGGTTTAGTTAGCATATTTGTCAAGCCACTCTCTTGGCGTTTTGCCAAGTACCTTGACAAACACTCGTGTCAAAGATGCATTATGACTATAACCCACCTTTTGAGCAACCACCGCCACTGGTAAGCCTTTTTTGAGAAGCATTTGGGCAAGGCTAAT comes from Moraxella sp. ZY210820 and encodes:
- a CDS encoding YigZ family protein; protein product: MPFTIAQLIEYEEEIKKSRFQTFAVPVANEQQVKEFLQLKKDTTTTHQCWAWKIGHDVRFNDDGEPTGTAGRPILASIEGNDLTNVLVLVNRWFGGVKLGTGGLVRAYGGCAGKCLQLAEKIELIKTISAFFQCDFSEWAIFQYELQHYKVEYQEHYTENGVDIQLNLLENQIDYFKQKIQDITRGRQQLIILDT
- a CDS encoding DapH/DapD/GlmU-related protein — its product is MQDDKTLFYREQHKHRLNYMPWLYYSLKDKHKQWAYEWQIQYQHYLMQVETIHIGKNCFISPLAHIFAERGRDIYIGDNTFIAGDCFLHGPLNIGNEVAINHHCILDGGRTGITIHDQVRIGAYSHLYAFNHGMDLQRPIYQQANTSQGIEIEQDVWLGSHVSVRDGVKIGRQAIIGMDSMVTKSVESRAVMVGNPARFVRWRT